One segment of Chionomys nivalis chromosome 1, mChiNiv1.1, whole genome shotgun sequence DNA contains the following:
- the LOC130887010 gene encoding olfactory receptor 1I1: MELKNQTVLEFHLMGLSENPDLQPTIFGLFLSMYLVTVFGNLLIILAIISDSGLHTPMYFFLCNLSLVDILFSSTTVPKMLVNIQTQSTAIPFSGCLAQMYAFHLFGTMDSFLLAVMAIDRLVAIAYPLHYSVLMSPHVCGLLVGGPWVITNLQSLVHTCLMAQLTFCAGSEIPHFFCDLMPLLKLSCSDTHTNELVIFAFGIIMGLSPLSCILVSYICIFRAVFRIPSAQGKWKAFSTCGSHLTVVSLFYGTIFAVYLQPASPTSSQKDKIAALMCGVVIPTLNPFIYSLRNKDMKAALRKLGSKAILSYS; the protein is encoded by the coding sequence ATGGAACTGAAAAACCAAACAGTCTTGGAATTCCATCTCATGGGACTCTCGGAAAATCCAGACCTGCAGCCCACCATCTTTGGACTCTTCCTGTCCATGTATCTGGTCACTGTCTTTGGGAACCTGCTCATCATCCTGGCCATTATCTCAGactctggcctgcacacacccatgtacttcttTCTCTGCAACCTGTCCCTGGTTGACATCCTTTTCTCCTCTACCACTGTCCCCAAGATGCTGGTGAACATCCAGACCCAGAGCACAGCCATCCCTTTCTCAGGCTGCCTTGCCCAAATGTATGCCTTCCACCTCTTCGGGACCATGGACAGCTTCCTCCTGGCAGTGATGGCCATTGACCGGCTGGTGGCCATTGCCTATCCACTGCACTACTCAGTGCTCATGAGCCCACATGTCTGTGGGCTACTGGTGGGTGGGCCATGGGTGATCACTAATCTCCAATCCCTGGTACACACTTGCCTCATGGCCCAATTAACATTCTGTGCAGGGTCAGAAATCCCCCACTTCTTCTGTGACCTCATGCCCCTCCTGAAACTCTCCTGCTCAGACACGCACACCAATGAGTTGGTGATCTTTGCTTTCGGCATCATCATGGGCCTCAGCCCACTGTCCTGCATCCTAGTCTCCTACATCTGCATTTTCAGGGCAGTCTTCCGGATCCCTTCTGCTCAGGGCAAGTGGAAAGCCTTCTCTACTTGTGGCTCACACCTCACCGTGGTGTCATTGTTCTATGGGACCATCTTTGCTGTATACTTACAGCCAGcatcccccacctcctcccagaaAGACAAGATAGCTGCATTAATGTGTGGGGTGGTCATCCCTACACTGAATCCCTTTATCTACAGCCTAAGGAACAAGGACATGAAGGCAGCCCTGAGGAAGCTTGGCAGCAAAGCCATCTTATCCTACTCATAG